Below is a window of Desmonostoc muscorum LEGE 12446 DNA.
GTCAGCAGACAATTTACCATAGCTGTTTAGCTACATCACCCAGTTGATTGATGAATAATCAAGCAATGCCAATGGCAAATACTTCCTCCCATACAAAAGTTCAATACCTCCAGCGTCAAGCAGCATCACTTTTACTGTACCAATCTGTTCTTCAAGGCGAAGTAGGGATGGCATTTCTTGACCTGTTGCAAGCTATACGTTACACTGATGCCGATGCACGCGGTTGTCTGGAAGCCTACGGCAGTTATTTTCATGCTTTGGCTGCGAAAAATCAAAATTGGGAAGACTATATAATCACTCAAATTCTCTTTTGTGAAAATCCCTTTACAAGACTTGCTCAACAACGAAAATTTGAGGACTTACCCCCAGCTTTAGTAGCAGCAGTTCAGCACGACTTACAAGTATTGCAAGGTCTTTATGAATGTAGCAGCGCTTCTTTGAGCGAGTGGGTACAAACTGTTGCCCATATGCCGATTTCGCCAGTAGTGTGGTATGAAGAAAAACAATTACTAGGAGTAGAGACAAAATTTGCTGCATATCTACAGGAGTTAGATAATTGGGGTGATGCTGTAGAAGAGTTAGCGGCTTATTATCGGCAATATGGTTCTGGTTTACTTGCACAATATCGCGCTTTCCGCTGGCAAGGTGGACAGTTTATCGGTATCCGGTATCCAGATCCGGTTAAGCTTAGCACACTTGTAGGTTACGAGTCTCAACGAGATGCTTTGTTAAAAAATACAGAGTTTTTATTATCAGGAGAGGTAGCACTGCATGTATTACTTTATGGTAGTCGCGGTTCGGGAAAATCTTCTTTGGTGAAATCTTTATTAAATGAGTATAGCCATCGCCATCTTTGTTTGTTGGAAGTAGCGAAATCTGACTTAAAAGACTTACCAAAAATTGTAGAACATTTACGAGGAGTGCCACAAAAATTTATCATCTTTGTCGATGACCTTTCATTTGAAGAAGATGATGATGCTTTTAAAGCACTCAAGGTAGTTTTAGAAGGTAATTTAACCGCAAGACCGCAAAACGTAGTGGTATATGCTACTTCTAATCGCCGTCATTTGATTCGGGAGTTTTTTGTGGATAGACCTGCACCCAAGGATAATGATGAAATCCATGCCTGGGATACCATGCAGGAGAAGCTTTCCTTTAGCGATCGCTTTGGTTTAACCTTGACCTTTGAACCAGCAAATCAGAAAACTTATTTAAATATTGTCCGCCATCTAGCAGCACAAGCTGAAATTAATATTACCGAAGAAGACTTGGAATATCAAGCATTACAGTGGGCAACTCGCCACAATGGCCGTTCTGGACGCACAGCGCGGCAGTTTATCGACTTTTTAAAAGCAGATTTAAAACTATTTCAAGGAGCAAATAGCAATACATCTACTACTGAAAATTCAAATTAATTCCTTGACGAGCGCACTTTTTTGTCTATTACGTAACAATGTTATTCATGAATAATGATGATTATAAATTTTAAAATGATTACGATACCAAAAACCACAAATTACAGCGGGTTTCATGTATTTGAACCACATCTGTCGTAGGGGCACAGCAATGCTGTGCCCTTACCGCGTGGTCTATTTACCTAAAAATAGCTGTAAAAACGACTTTTACTAAGTATATTTATATGTAAATTTTAATTACGAATTAAAAATTTGTATGAAAACGGGTGATTCCAATCGCTTAACTACGCTAACAACCAGCAATATGCAATCAGTAACGATCAGTAATCGATTTATTT
It encodes the following:
- a CDS encoding ATP-binding protein, whose product is MNNQAMPMANTSSHTKVQYLQRQAASLLLYQSVLQGEVGMAFLDLLQAIRYTDADARGCLEAYGSYFHALAAKNQNWEDYIITQILFCENPFTRLAQQRKFEDLPPALVAAVQHDLQVLQGLYECSSASLSEWVQTVAHMPISPVVWYEEKQLLGVETKFAAYLQELDNWGDAVEELAAYYRQYGSGLLAQYRAFRWQGGQFIGIRYPDPVKLSTLVGYESQRDALLKNTEFLLSGEVALHVLLYGSRGSGKSSLVKSLLNEYSHRHLCLLEVAKSDLKDLPKIVEHLRGVPQKFIIFVDDLSFEEDDDAFKALKVVLEGNLTARPQNVVVYATSNRRHLIREFFVDRPAPKDNDEIHAWDTMQEKLSFSDRFGLTLTFEPANQKTYLNIVRHLAAQAEINITEEDLEYQALQWATRHNGRSGRTARQFIDFLKADLKLFQGANSNTSTTENSN